TCAAGTCGCGCGGCGACCTGTTCGAGTTCTTGGACCGAGAGCGCGTCCGGGCTCTCCCGTTCGATCTCGGGGATGACCTGGTCGGCCATCAGTTCGTCGTACAGTTGGTTCGACTTCTCGACGAGCGCGGCGCTGTATCGCTCGACCGCCCTCCGCCAGACGAACGTATAACGGTTGGCGTTCGCCTCGATCTTCGTGCCGTCGATGAAGATCGCCTCCTCGTCGATCTCGCCGGTCTCGACGAGATGGCATCTGAAGGCGACGAACGCGGCCTTCAGGATCGGGGCGACAGCCGGGTGAACACGGAAGCGGTTGATCGTCCGATAACTCGGCTCGTGGCCCTGGGCGAGCCACATCATCCGAAGACTGTCCTTGAGTAGGCCTTCGATCTTTCGGCCCGAGAATGCGGACTGCGTGTAGGCGCAGAGGACGATCTTCATCATCATGCGCGGATGATAGGCCGGGCAGCCCGTCGTTCGCCAGAACGGCTCGAAGGCCTCGTCGGGAATCTGTTCGACAAGGTCGTGGACAGCGAAGGCGATATCGTTTTCCTGGAGACGGACTTCTAAATCTAGGGGCAAAACCAATTGGTTCATGGTATACTCTTTGTACATAGGGGCACCTCCAAAGTTATGGTTTGGTCACTTTAACTTTATCAGAGGTCGCCCCTATCTGTTTAGTCCGAAATGCGTGCACGAACCCATAAAAATGACAAGAGGCCACCTGGAGCGAACAAGTCGCTCCAGGTGGCCTCTTTGTTATAAATCTACTGAGTTATGTCCCAGCCTCAAAGGATTAGTTAGATTGGTTGGCGAGCTCTTGCTCTTCGAGTTCACGTGCGGCCAATTTTTCAGCGACGATGGCGTCGATTTCTTTTTTCAATTCTTCGACCATCGTGGCTTCGGGTACTTTCCGGATGATTTTCCCGTGACGGAAGAGAAGGCCTTCGTTGCGGGCGCCGGCGATCCCGATATCAGCTTCACGGGCTTCCCCTGGTCCGTTTACTGCACAGCCGAGAACGGCAACTTTAATGTTGACGTTGATGTTTTGGATATACTCCTCGACTTCTTTGGCGATCGAAATCAAGTCGATCTCAATGCGTCCACATGTTGGGCATGAGATGAGTGTCGCTGCGTTAGCCGCGAGACCGAACGATTTGAGCACTTCTTTGGCGACTTTGATTTCTTCGACCGGGTCGTCAGATAGTGAGACACGGACCGTCGAACCGATACCGAGCGAAAGAATTGCCCCGAGGCCGGCAGCAGACTTGAGTGATCCTGAGAAGAGCGGGCCTGATTCCGTGATTCCGACGTGGAGCGGGTAATCGAACGTCTTGGCTGCGAGCGTATATGCTTCGAGGGCGAGGTTTACGTCAGATGCCTTGAGCGAGATGATCGTGTTATAGAAACCGAGATCTTCCAAAATCTTGACGTGGTGCATGGCACTCTCGACCATTCCTTGAGCCGTCGGATAACCGTACTTTTCAAGGAACTGCTTTTCGAGTGAGCCGGCGTTGACACCGATTCGAATCGGGATACCTTTTGCTTTAGCAGCGTTGACGACCGCTTCGACTTTCTCGCGGCGACCGATGTTACCCGGGTTGATGCGGATTTTATCGACACCGCTCTCGATGGCTTTGAGCGCCAATTTGTAGTCAAAGTGAATATCGACGACGAGCGGGATGTTGATGCGGCTCTTGATTTCAGCGAGGGCGTCAGCCGCACGCTCGTCAGGACAAGCGACGCGTACGACTTGGCAACCCGCTTCTTCGAGACGTAAAATCTCAGCGACGGTTGCTTCGACGTCATGAGTTTTTGTTGTCGTCATCGACTGGATGACGACTTCATTGGATCCACCGATGATGAGGTTGCCGACACGGATAGGACGGGTTAATGAACGATGCAAAATTTCTGACATATACGTAATCTCCTTCTTTTGGAAAGGTTCCAATCGATTTAAGATGAGTGGTTTCCTTATTATCATAACGAAATGTTTGTGAAAAAGCACCCGGCAAGCGCTTGATCGGTGTGCTCTTACAAAACGCTAACGTTATCTTAACAGATGCTTCATAATTTTCCACCGTCTCAGGACCGATATATTCAAAGAAATGACGTCTGAAAAGGTGGAATGTATCATGTTGGAACGATTGAAACAAATATGGGGTAGGAAGCGACAGGCGGAGAAGACGATGAGCCATCGCTTGCTATGGACGTTGATGCCGGTCATGCTCGTCCTGTTTTTAACCGTGTTCGGCTGGTTCGCTTTGAAGGCGGAACAGTTGTTGACGAGCGAGGTTGAGAAACGGCTACATCGTGAAGCGACCGTCGTCCGCGAAACGGTCAAGGCGACGTATGGGGCGTACGTTGCGAATGAGAAAGTGCTGAACCGGGCGTTGAAGTCGATGTATATGCAACAAGCTTCCATTTTATCGGCGGATGGTTTAGAAGCGAGTCAATATTTATTGCGCGACACACAAGTCGAGCAATTGAGCGGTCGACAAGTGGAGGATCGGTTTATGAACCGTATGGATGACATCATGGCGAACAAAAAGACGTGTTTATCGTTACGGCACCGATTCCCGAGTTGAAAGCCCATTATGCGATTGTCGTCATGAAACAGTCGGTGCTCGGCACGATGTGGAATTTAAGAGAACTTGTTTTCGTCGCAATTACGGTCATGCTCGTTATGATGATTGGCTTATTCTCGTTCATGATTCGGCGTGAAATCAAGCCGTTGACGGCATTTGCGGTCCGGCTTCGCGAATCAGTCGCCACGCGTTCGTTCTCAGAGGTTGAACTTCACGCAAAATCGTTTGAAATGCGAAGTTTGGAACGAGAGTACAACACGTTTATCGGACTATGGAAACGTTCGTTGTTGACGATGCTCGAGACGTCGACCGCTTTTGAATCGAGTCTACCGGTCTTTATGCGACAACTTGAAGCGAATCAACAACAAGTGACGGGGTTCAAGCAAGTTGCTGCGACCGTCGCGTCGACGAGTCAATCTTATCAGTCGTTCACGAACGAATCGACGCTGTCGGCCGTGGCTGCCATCGAAGCCATTCGCTTGGAGCGGGCCGAGATTTTCAATGAGATGAAACGCTTTGAAGAAGATATCTTTTATTTAGGCGAGACGTTGCGCCGGGTTGAAGGCGGGATTGAAACAATCGACCAGGAAATGAGAAGACAAATGACGCAATTCCAATCCATCACCGAGCAAACGACCGCCACGGGACATCAATTACTACATATGGCGGAAGCGAATGAACAATTAAAAGAAGTCGGAGTGGCGCTCGAACGCAAATTAGACGAATTATATGAAGGCGTTGAGGGTTGGTCGGACGTACAACAGACGTTACAAGGCGCAGGGGTCGACTTAGGCAAACAAAGTCAACGGCTTCAAACCGTATTATCTGATTTGGCACCGACGTTATAACGATAGAAAGCCGGTTCAACGCAAACGTGCGTTGTCCGGCTTGTTTGATGACTTCGATTTGACGGGGATATGACGCAACGGAACAATCAAATAGACGAGGGATAAGAGAACTCCGAGCCAAGTCAATGGAGGAGCGACATGGTACAAGATAACCAGGAGGAGGACTGGAAGCATCGTCATCGCGACTGCGTACGGCCAAGCTTGGCGATACGGCCACGTCTTCTTCGTGCGCCATCTCGTGGCGAGTTGGACGAGAAGGGCACTGAGCGCGACGAACCCCATATAGAAGAAGAAGATGGCGAAGCCATGTAAAAATATCCACATTGGCCAAAAGAAGTCAGGCTGTAATACGATGTAATCGAGCATCGTGACCACAACCGTCAAGACGAGACTCGCCAACATATAGGCGTGGAGTGGGGCGAGGCGCAACCGTAACGCCTGCTTGGACGGGAAGAGGCTGTGGCGGAGAAACTGTGACGTCGTTTTGAGCATAAAATCAAACTCCAATCTGTTATAGTACAATTCGCATAAAACACATATAATTCATACAGTGGTTTAATAAAACCTTAACATTAAACCTGTTTACATCGAATGGGTGATGCGGGCATAATGAGTAGGGCAATAAAAACCAAGCAAACACAACTAATACACAATCAAAAGGAGTACAAAAATCGTGGAATACAATTTGCAAGAAATGTTATTCATGTTTTTTGGAGGATTAGGAATCTTCCTCTTCGGTATCAAATCGATGGGAGACGGCCTCCAAAAGTCAGCAGGTAACCGCCTGCGCGACATCCTTGATAAGTATACATCGAATCCGTTCCTCGGAGTACTAGCCGGGATCATTGTAACGGTCTTAATTCAATCATCATCAGGTACGACGGTCATCACGGTCGGCCTTGTCAGTGCCGGCTTTATGACACTCCGTCAAGCAATCGGGGTCATCATGGGGGCGAACATCGGAACGACGGTGACGGCGTTCATCATCGGTTTCGACGTCGGTGCCTACGCGTTACCGATTATCGCTATCGGTGCGATTCTCCTGTTCTTCTTTAAAAAAGAGAAATTGCAACATTTGGGTCAAATCTTCTTCGGGTTCGGGATGCTGTTCTACGGTCTTGAACTCATGGGAAGCGGAATGAAGCCGCTCCGCTCGAGCGAATACTTCATCGACTTGACGCAATCGATGAGTGATAACCCGTTCCTCGGTGTCGTCGTCGGTACGGTGTTCACAGTCATCGTCCAATCGTCATCAGCAACGATCGGGATTTTGCAAGAGTTGTATGCCGGTGGGTCAATCGACTTGGACGCGGCACTTCCGGTCTTGTTCGGAGACAACATCGGGACAACGATTACAGCGGTACTCGCTTCAATTGGTGCTTCGGTCGCGGCCCGTCGTGCGGCAGCAGCCCACGTCATCTTTAACATTGTCGGGACAACGATCTTCATGATTTTGTTGATTCCGTTCACACAATATATCTTCTGGATCACAGATCTCTTAGCAATTGAAGACAAGATGCAAATCGCTTTCGCTCACGGGACGTTCAACGTCGTCAACACGTTTATCCAGTTCTGGTTCATCGGAACAATCGCATGGATCGTGACGAAATTCGTACCGGGGGAAGATTCAATCGTCGATACGAAAGCACAGCATTTGGATCCAATTTTCATCCAACAGTCGCCATCGATTGCTGTCGAGCAAGCTAAATATGAAGTCATCCGCATGGGTGATTTCGCTAAACTTGGTCTCGATGAAGCACGCAAATATATGGCAACTGGTGATAAGAAACATGCTGAGAAGTCGGCGCACATCGAAGACGCGCTCAACTCACTCAACTCAAAAATCACGGATTACCTTGTGAAGCTTGCCGCTGTCGATTTGACAGAACAAGAATCACAAGAACACAAGACACTCATGCATGCGATCAATGATATTGAACGAATCGGTGATCACGTCGAGAACATCATCGAGTTGATCGACTATAAGACGGCAACGCGCGTCAATCTTTCGGCCGACGCTCAAAAAGAGTTGACGGAGATGTACGATTTGACTCGTGCCACGCTTGAGAAGTCGCTTCAAACGCTTGCGAGCGGCGACATGGTCGAAGCCCGTCAAGTCATCGAGATGGAAGCGAAACTCGACATGCTTGAACGTCAATTCCGTAAAAATCACGTCGTCCGCTTGAACACAGGCGAGTGCGACGGTCAAGCCGGGATGTTCTTCGTCGATATGCTCTCGAACTTGGAGCGCATCGGTGACCACGCGATGAACATCACAGAAATCACGCTTGAAGATGCTGCCAATGAAGTAACGGTCTAACACATGATTGGTTCCTCTCGCTCATCTGAACGAGAGGGACTTTTTGGTTAGATGTGACTTTTGATTGACAGTGGGGACTTCATTCAGTATATTATTACTGTATAACAACGTGGCGGTGTAGCTCAGCTGGCTAGAGCGTACGGTTCATACCCGTGAGGTCGTGGGTTCGACTCCCTCCGCCGCTACCAATTAGGACCCTTAGCTCAGCTGGTTAGAGCAGACGGCTCATAACCGTCCGGTCGTAGGTTCAAGTCCTACAGGGTCCATTTGTGAACAGCTTTCAGATGAAAGCTGTTTTTTTGTTTTCATTTTTAGTTTTCAAATCCGAAGTCCTGGGTAAATATCCGTTAGCATTTTGTTTTTTGAAAAATATGAAATGAGGCGAAGCGAGATGGAACGAAATCATACGATGATGCAATTTTTTGAATGGCACGTCCCGGCTGACCAGAAGCATTGGAAGCGATTGAAAGAACGGGCTTCCGAGTTGAATGAAGCTGGAATCACCGCATTATGGTTGCCGCCGGTCACGAAAGGCCAGAGCGACGAGGATACGGGATATGGCGTGTACGATTTGTATGATTTAGGAGAGTTTGACCAAAAAGGAACCGTCGCGACTAAATACGGGACGAAACAAGAACTGCTCGAGGCGACAAAACACGCGCAAGAGCTCGGCATGCAGATTTATATGGATGTCGTCTTGAACCATAAAGCCGGTGCCGATGCGACCGAGAAGTTCGATGTGCTCGAGGTCGACCCGGAGGACCGTACGAACGTACTTTCAGAAGAGCCGTTCGAGATCGAAGGATGGACGAAATTCGATTTTGAAGGCCGCAAAGATAAATACTCTTCATTTAAATGGAACTTCCATCATTTCAACGGGACGGATTATGACGCTGCGAACGACAAGAGCGGCATCTTCTTCATCATGGGTGAGAATAAGAAGTGGAACGATAACGTCGACGACGAGTTCGGCGTCTATGACTATTTGATGTTCGCCAATATTGACTATCATCACCCAGAAGTGAAGGAAGAGGTACTCAGCTGGGGCAAATGGTTTATCGAAGAGACGAAGTGTGACGGGTTCAGACTCGACGCGATTAAACACATCAACTATGATTTCATCAAAGAGTTCAGTCAGACGATGAAAGCTGAAAAAGGTGAGAACTTCTATTTGGTCGGTGAGTTTTGGAAGTCAGAGCTCGAGGCATGCCGTGAGTTCCTCGACAACATTGACTATCATGTCGACTTGTTCGACGTGCCGCTCCATTACAACTTGCAACGCGCCTCGACCGAAGGAGAATCGTTCGATA
This sequence is a window from Exiguobacterium mexicanum. Protein-coding genes within it:
- a CDS encoding Na/Pi cotransporter family protein encodes the protein MEYNLQEMLFMFFGGLGIFLFGIKSMGDGLQKSAGNRLRDILDKYTSNPFLGVLAGIIVTVLIQSSSGTTVITVGLVSAGFMTLRQAIGVIMGANIGTTVTAFIIGFDVGAYALPIIAIGAILLFFFKKEKLQHLGQIFFGFGMLFYGLELMGSGMKPLRSSEYFIDLTQSMSDNPFLGVVVGTVFTVIVQSSSATIGILQELYAGGSIDLDAALPVLFGDNIGTTITAVLASIGASVAARRAAAAHVIFNIVGTTIFMILLIPFTQYIFWITDLLAIEDKMQIAFAHGTFNVVNTFIQFWFIGTIAWIVTKFVPGEDSIVDTKAQHLDPIFIQQSPSIAVEQAKYEVIRMGDFAKLGLDEARKYMATGDKKHAEKSAHIEDALNSLNSKITDYLVKLAAVDLTEQESQEHKTLMHAINDIERIGDHVENIIELIDYKTATRVNLSADAQKELTEMYDLTRATLEKSLQTLASGDMVEARQVIEMEAKLDMLERQFRKNHVVRLNTGECDGQAGMFFVDMLSNLERIGDHAMNITEITLEDAANEVTV
- a CDS encoding alpha-amylase, with product MERNHTMMQFFEWHVPADQKHWKRLKERASELNEAGITALWLPPVTKGQSDEDTGYGVYDLYDLGEFDQKGTVATKYGTKQELLEATKHAQELGMQIYMDVVLNHKAGADATEKFDVLEVDPEDRTNVLSEEPFEIEGWTKFDFEGRKDKYSSFKWNFHHFNGTDYDAANDKSGIFFIMGENKKWNDNVDDEFGVYDYLMFANIDYHHPEVKEEVLSWGKWFIEETKCDGFRLDAIKHINYDFIKEFSQTMKAEKGENFYLVGEFWKSELEACREFLDNIDYHVDLFDVPLHYNLQRASTEGESFDMRTIFDDTLVQSHPLHSVTFVDNHDSQPEEALESWVEDWFKQIAYGLILLRQDGYPCVFYGDYYGINGPHPAEGKKPAIDPLLYARREKAYGQQDDYFDDEHVIGWVRHGSEEIERSGCAVVISNSEAAEKQMFVGEQRAGEKWVDLTQTVDEVVEIDKDGKGVFKVAAGSISVWALPEQDVE
- the ispG gene encoding flavodoxin-dependent (E)-4-hydroxy-3-methylbut-2-enyl-diphosphate synthase, coding for MSEILHRSLTRPIRVGNLIIGGSNEVVIQSMTTTKTHDVEATVAEILRLEEAGCQVVRVACPDERAADALAEIKSRINIPLVVDIHFDYKLALKAIESGVDKIRINPGNIGRREKVEAVVNAAKAKGIPIRIGVNAGSLEKQFLEKYGYPTAQGMVESAMHHVKILEDLGFYNTIISLKASDVNLALEAYTLAAKTFDYPLHVGITESGPLFSGSLKSAAGLGAILSLGIGSTVRVSLSDDPVEEIKVAKEVLKSFGLAANAATLISCPTCGRIEIDLISIAKEVEEYIQNINVNIKVAVLGCAVNGPGEAREADIGIAGARNEGLLFRHGKIIRKVPEATMVEELKKEIDAIVAEKLAARELEEQELANQSN